A window of Symbiobacterium terraclitae contains these coding sequences:
- a CDS encoding DUF1444 family protein, with product MKLMEQEFAEIRDRLFPLMMDPVQIQEKGQGQMVSGQIAEGLFAIYGIEEPGDKIRYVTYQDLRDWGVSHTTVHLTAVKNLEERTRGRRVTKLDTPEGGRPMFIWALQDGYDAARILLPEWLHDFAEAVDGNLVLGVPHRNWLVAIGDADAQLLNVVQRRVALEHRGAGFPVSPYLYTFDGERIHRYVRKPRG from the coding sequence ATGAAGCTGATGGAGCAGGAGTTCGCGGAGATACGCGACCGGCTCTTCCCGCTCATGATGGACCCTGTGCAGATTCAGGAGAAGGGCCAGGGGCAGATGGTCAGCGGCCAGATCGCCGAGGGGCTGTTCGCCATCTACGGCATCGAGGAGCCGGGCGACAAGATCCGCTACGTCACCTACCAGGACCTGCGGGACTGGGGCGTCAGCCACACGACGGTGCACCTCACCGCCGTGAAGAACCTGGAGGAGCGCACCCGGGGCCGGCGCGTGACCAAGCTGGACACGCCGGAGGGCGGCCGCCCGATGTTCATCTGGGCCCTGCAGGACGGCTACGACGCGGCCCGCATCCTGCTGCCGGAGTGGCTGCACGACTTCGCCGAGGCCGTGGATGGCAACCTCGTGCTCGGCGTGCCCCACCGGAACTGGCTGGTGGCCATTGGCGACGCCGACGCGCAGCTGCTGAACGTGGTCCAGCGACGGGTTGCCCTCGAGCACCGCGGGGCCGGGTTCCCGGTGAGCCCATACCTCTATACGTTCGACGGCGAGAGGATTCATCGCTATGTGCGGAAGCCGCGCGGGTGA
- a CDS encoding Tex family protein has protein sequence MSHDAIHVRLAREMGLTIAQVERCVALLDEGNTVPFIARYRKEATGEMDETQIRTLQERLAYLRNLEAEKEKVLRVIGEQGKLTPELEQAIRQAEKLQEVEDLYRPFRPKRRTRAMIARERGLEPLAQQMLAQAEKTGSPEEIAAAYVNPELQVESPEDALAGARDIVAEIVSDDAAVRKMARELTAARGVVKSVASEKGDPEKAQEFEMYFDFQEPLRTLPPHRVLALNRGRRLECLKVTLEAPADEIIARIERQYITGRSIWENQLREAIADAYRRLIAPSVETEVHGELTEKAEEHAIRLFAVNLRNLLLQPPIKGLTVMGIDPGYRTGCKLAVVDETGKVLETGVIYVTLGERQRQQGEEVLIRLVDKHKVDLIAIGNGTASRETEQVVASVIPRCSHPTAYIIVSEAGASVYSASKVAQEEFPDFDVTQRSAVSIARRAQDPLAELVKIDPKSIGVGLYQHDVDQKRLAEQLGAVVESVVNAVGVDLNTASPSLLQYVAGIKASVARAIVEYREKNGKFRSRKELLKVAGLGPKAFEQCAGFLRVTDGVEPLDNTAVHPESYAVAEAILRAVGATREQLIGHGQAGLRDALKRLSPEKVAAELGAGVPTVRDIIEALQKPGRDPRDELPKPIFHTEVLKIEDLKVGMELMGTVRNVVDFGAFVDIGVHEDGLVHISQLSHKYVKHPSDVVAVGDIVRVRVIEVDLKRQRIGLTMKLGDPPAEERPAGPRPASGERRGAPGGRRGAPGAGGSGERRSSARLEEQLEARQTSLEQQLKALQNKFKRL, from the coding sequence ATGAGCCACGATGCGATTCATGTCCGACTGGCCCGGGAAATGGGGCTGACGATCGCCCAGGTGGAGCGCTGCGTCGCCCTGCTGGACGAGGGGAACACCGTCCCCTTCATCGCCCGCTACCGGAAAGAGGCCACGGGCGAGATGGACGAGACCCAGATCCGCACCCTGCAGGAGCGGCTGGCCTACCTGCGCAACCTGGAGGCCGAGAAGGAGAAGGTCCTGCGGGTGATCGGCGAGCAGGGCAAGCTCACCCCCGAGCTGGAGCAGGCCATCCGCCAGGCCGAGAAGCTGCAGGAGGTGGAGGATCTCTACCGGCCCTTCCGGCCCAAGCGGCGCACGCGGGCCATGATCGCCCGGGAGCGGGGCCTGGAGCCCCTGGCGCAGCAGATGCTGGCCCAGGCGGAGAAGACAGGCTCGCCCGAGGAGATCGCGGCCGCATACGTCAACCCCGAGCTGCAGGTGGAGTCGCCCGAGGACGCCCTGGCCGGCGCCCGCGACATCGTGGCCGAGATCGTCTCCGACGACGCCGCCGTCCGCAAGATGGCCCGGGAGCTGACCGCGGCCAGGGGCGTCGTGAAGTCGGTGGCCAGCGAGAAGGGTGACCCCGAGAAGGCGCAGGAGTTCGAGATGTACTTCGACTTCCAGGAGCCCCTGCGTACCCTCCCGCCGCACCGGGTCCTCGCCCTGAACCGGGGCCGCCGGCTCGAGTGCCTGAAGGTGACCCTCGAGGCCCCGGCCGACGAGATCATCGCCCGCATCGAGCGGCAGTACATCACGGGCCGCTCCATCTGGGAGAACCAGCTGCGGGAGGCCATCGCGGACGCCTACCGGCGCCTGATCGCGCCCTCCGTCGAGACCGAGGTGCACGGCGAGCTGACCGAGAAGGCGGAGGAGCATGCGATCCGGCTGTTCGCCGTCAACCTGCGCAACCTGCTCCTGCAGCCCCCGATCAAGGGCCTCACCGTGATGGGCATCGATCCCGGCTACCGCACCGGCTGCAAGCTGGCGGTGGTGGACGAGACCGGCAAGGTGCTGGAGACCGGGGTCATCTACGTCACCCTGGGCGAGCGGCAGCGGCAGCAGGGCGAAGAGGTCCTGATCCGGCTCGTGGACAAGCACAAGGTGGACCTGATCGCCATCGGCAACGGCACCGCGTCCCGGGAGACCGAGCAGGTGGTGGCCTCCGTCATCCCCCGCTGCAGCCACCCGACCGCCTACATCATCGTCTCCGAGGCCGGGGCCTCGGTCTACTCGGCGTCGAAGGTCGCCCAGGAGGAGTTCCCGGACTTCGACGTGACCCAGCGCTCGGCCGTCTCCATCGCCCGCCGGGCGCAGGACCCACTGGCCGAGCTGGTCAAGATCGACCCTAAGTCGATCGGCGTGGGCCTCTACCAGCATGACGTCGACCAGAAGCGGCTGGCCGAGCAGCTCGGCGCCGTGGTGGAGTCGGTGGTCAACGCCGTGGGCGTCGACCTCAACACCGCCTCGCCCTCGCTCCTGCAGTACGTCGCCGGCATCAAGGCCTCGGTGGCCCGGGCTATCGTGGAGTACCGCGAGAAGAACGGCAAGTTCCGGAGCCGCAAGGAGCTGCTGAAGGTCGCCGGCCTGGGGCCGAAGGCGTTCGAGCAGTGCGCCGGCTTCCTGCGGGTGACCGACGGGGTCGAGCCGCTGGACAACACGGCCGTGCACCCTGAGTCCTACGCGGTGGCCGAGGCCATCCTGAGGGCCGTCGGCGCCACCCGCGAGCAGCTGATCGGCCACGGCCAGGCCGGCCTGCGGGATGCGCTGAAGCGGCTCTCGCCCGAGAAGGTGGCCGCTGAGCTGGGCGCCGGCGTGCCCACGGTGCGCGACATCATCGAGGCGCTGCAGAAGCCGGGCCGCGACCCCCGGGACGAGCTGCCCAAGCCCATCTTCCACACTGAGGTGCTGAAGATCGAGGACCTGAAGGTGGGCATGGAGCTGATGGGCACCGTGCGGAACGTGGTCGACTTCGGCGCCTTCGTGGACATCGGCGTGCACGAGGACGGCCTGGTGCACATCTCGCAGCTCTCGCACAAGTACGTGAAGCACCCCTCCGACGTGGTTGCCGTAGGCGACATCGTGCGGGTGCGGGTGATCGAGGTGGACCTGAAGCGGCAGCGCATTGGCCTCACGATGAAGCTGGGCGACCCGCCCGCGGAGGAGCGTCCCGCCGGGCCGCGGCCGGCCTCGGGTGAACGCCGCGGTGCGCCGGGAGGGCGCCGGGGGGCGCCGGGCGCAGGCGGGTCCGGCGAGCGGCGGAGTTCCGCGAGGCTGGAGGAGCAGCTCGAGGCCCGGCAGACGAGTCTTGAGCAGCAGTTGAAGGCCCTGCAGAACAAGTTCAAGAGGCTTTGA
- a CDS encoding enoyl-ACP reductase FabI, whose amino-acid sequence MGLMTGKKCLVMGVANKRSIAWGIARALHREGAELAFTYVNDRLKENVVELMETLEGHEAMPLLPCDVAQDGQIEAAFAALKERWGKLDVLVHSIAFARTEDLQRDFLDTPREGWRIAQEISAWSLVAAARGARPLMQAAGGGSIMTLSYLAAERVVDRYNVMAPAKAALECSVRYLAHELGQYNIRVNAISAGPLKTLAASAVKGISTIRDIVEERAPLRRNITVEEVGDVGLFLASDLSRCITGETIYADNGFHIMGL is encoded by the coding sequence GTGGGACTGATGACCGGCAAGAAGTGCCTCGTGATGGGCGTGGCCAACAAGCGCTCCATCGCCTGGGGGATCGCCCGGGCGCTGCACCGGGAGGGGGCAGAGCTGGCCTTCACCTACGTGAACGACCGGCTGAAGGAGAACGTGGTCGAGCTGATGGAGACCCTGGAGGGGCACGAGGCCATGCCGCTCCTGCCCTGCGACGTGGCCCAGGACGGGCAGATCGAGGCCGCGTTCGCGGCGCTGAAGGAGCGCTGGGGGAAGCTGGACGTGCTGGTCCACTCCATCGCCTTCGCCCGCACCGAGGACCTGCAGCGCGACTTCCTGGACACGCCCCGGGAGGGGTGGCGCATCGCCCAGGAGATCTCCGCCTGGTCGCTGGTCGCCGCGGCGCGTGGAGCCAGGCCGCTCATGCAGGCCGCCGGCGGCGGCTCGATCATGACCCTCAGCTACCTGGCGGCCGAGCGGGTGGTCGACCGCTACAACGTCATGGCGCCGGCGAAGGCGGCGCTGGAGTGCAGCGTGCGCTATCTGGCCCACGAGCTCGGCCAGTACAACATCCGCGTCAACGCCATCTCCGCCGGTCCGCTGAAGACCCTGGCGGCGAGTGCCGTGAAGGGCATCAGCACGATCCGGGACATCGTGGAGGAGCGCGCGCCGCTGCGCCGCAACATCACGGTGGAGGAGGTAGGCGACGTCGGCCTCTTCCTGGCATCGGACCTCTCGCGGTGCATCACGGGCGAGACGATTTACGCCGACAACGGTTTTCATATCATGGGCCTGTAG
- the tsaE gene encoding tRNA (adenosine(37)-N6)-threonylcarbamoyltransferase complex ATPase subunit type 1 TsaE has translation MVRIYSRSPEETHALGRWLGERLRPGDFVALTGDLGTGKTALSAGILAGLGVRRTGGSPTFTLLWEYEGRIPVFHWDVYRVEDPAELDDLGYEEYFFGGQGVNLVEWADRVRQLWPDEVLEIALSYGAGDRERVMAFTGSRRYRPLLEDLAHAGFGL, from the coding sequence ATGGTTCGCATATACAGCAGAAGTCCGGAAGAGACCCATGCGCTGGGGCGCTGGCTGGGCGAACGGCTGCGGCCCGGGGACTTCGTCGCCCTCACGGGCGACCTGGGGACGGGCAAGACCGCGCTCTCCGCCGGCATCCTGGCCGGCCTCGGCGTCCGCCGGACCGGAGGCAGCCCGACTTTCACGCTGCTGTGGGAGTACGAGGGCCGCATCCCGGTCTTCCACTGGGACGTCTACCGTGTGGAAGACCCGGCCGAACTGGACGACCTGGGTTACGAGGAGTACTTCTTCGGCGGGCAAGGCGTCAACCTGGTCGAGTGGGCCGACCGTGTACGGCAGCTCTGGCCCGACGAGGTACTGGAGATCGCACTGAGCTACGGGGCCGGCGATCGGGAGCGGGTGATGGCGTTCACCGGCTCCCGGCGCTACCGGCCCCTGCTGGAGGATTTGGCGCATGCGGGTTTTGGCCTTTGA
- the tsaB gene encoding tRNA (adenosine(37)-N6)-threonylcarbamoyltransferase complex dimerization subunit type 1 TsaB, translating to MRVLAFDTATAACTVAVVDGGRVLAELTLQVPRAHSTRLMPLIAQALREAGMERRDLDAIAVGVGPGSFTGLRIGLATAKGLALALDIPVVPVSTLAAAAYGTGAQTGLVVPLFDAKRDQVFTAVYAAGDRDPSTWAELLGPANLHVDELAEQVRSLRAGRDDTRQFVTLCGDAAEVHAARLGLGPAVRCAAPGALLPRGSAVAALGLSLLERGGAVAPDALAPVYLRKSEAESLWEKRKSPSAP from the coding sequence ATGCGGGTTTTGGCCTTTGACACCGCCACGGCCGCCTGCACCGTCGCGGTGGTCGACGGCGGGCGGGTGCTGGCGGAGCTGACGCTGCAGGTTCCCCGGGCCCACTCCACCCGTCTGATGCCGCTCATCGCCCAGGCCCTGCGGGAGGCCGGGATGGAGCGGCGAGATCTGGATGCGATCGCCGTGGGCGTGGGCCCCGGCTCGTTCACCGGCCTGCGCATCGGTCTGGCCACCGCCAAGGGGCTGGCGCTGGCGCTGGACATCCCCGTGGTTCCCGTATCCACGCTGGCGGCGGCGGCCTACGGCACCGGCGCGCAGACCGGGCTGGTGGTGCCGCTCTTCGACGCCAAGCGGGACCAGGTGTTCACCGCCGTCTACGCGGCCGGCGACCGGGACCCGTCCACCTGGGCGGAGCTGCTGGGCCCCGCGAACCTGCACGTGGACGAGCTGGCCGAGCAGGTGCGCTCGCTGCGGGCCGGCCGGGACGACACCCGGCAGTTCGTCACCCTCTGCGGCGACGCCGCCGAGGTGCACGCCGCGCGCCTGGGCCTGGGTCCGGCGGTGCGGTGCGCGGCGCCTGGCGCGCTGCTGCCCCGGGGTTCGGCGGTGGCGGCGCTGGGCCTGAGCCTCCTGGAGCGGGGCGGGGCCGTGGCCCCCGACGCGCTGGCGCCTGTCTATCTGCGGAAAAGCGAGGCGGAGAGCCTGTGGGAGAAGCGGAAGTCACCATCAGCCCCATGA
- the rimI gene encoding ribosomal protein S18-alanine N-acetyltransferase has translation MGEAEVTISPMTPADLDEVMAIEHLSYLTPWSRDAFASELLQRYTVYLVAREGQRVVGYAGMHVIWEQAHVTNIAVHPECRGRGFGERLLRELMRVARRKGVRQMTLEVRVSNAPAQGLYRKLGFVTAPGAVRKGYYTDTGEDAIVMWKEPLDETGQEGAV, from the coding sequence GTGGGAGAAGCGGAAGTCACCATCAGCCCCATGACCCCGGCCGACCTGGACGAGGTCATGGCCATCGAGCACCTGTCCTACCTCACCCCCTGGTCGCGCGACGCCTTCGCGTCGGAGCTGCTGCAGCGCTACACCGTCTACCTGGTGGCCCGGGAGGGGCAGCGCGTGGTGGGCTACGCCGGCATGCACGTCATCTGGGAGCAGGCGCACGTGACCAACATCGCCGTCCACCCGGAGTGCCGGGGGCGCGGGTTTGGCGAGCGGCTCCTGCGGGAGCTGATGCGCGTGGCCCGGCGGAAGGGCGTCAGGCAGATGACCCTCGAAGTCCGGGTCAGCAACGCACCCGCCCAGGGCCTCTACCGCAAGCTGGGCTTCGTCACCGCGCCCGGAGCCGTCCGCAAGGGCTACTACACCGACACCGGCGAGGACGCCATCGTGATGTGGAAGGAGCCCCTGGACGAGACCGGGCAGGAGGGGGCGGTCTGA
- the rnhA gene encoding ribonuclease HI, with amino-acid sequence MREVVIYTDGACSGNPGPGGWGAVLLAGEHRKELSGFHPHTTNNRMEIQAAISALRALKYPCRVKLYSDSAYLINAFRQNWLENWQRNGWVNSRKEPVENQDLWRELLEAARPHEVEWIKVKGHADNAENNRCDELARAAIAAGTQS; translated from the coding sequence GTGCGGGAAGTGGTCATCTACACCGACGGCGCCTGCTCGGGAAACCCCGGGCCCGGCGGGTGGGGCGCGGTGCTCCTGGCGGGGGAGCACCGCAAGGAGCTTTCGGGCTTCCATCCCCACACCACCAACAACCGCATGGAGATCCAGGCGGCCATCTCGGCCCTGCGGGCGCTCAAGTACCCCTGCAGGGTGAAGCTCTACTCCGACAGCGCCTACCTGATCAACGCCTTCCGCCAGAACTGGCTGGAGAACTGGCAGCGGAACGGGTGGGTCAACAGCAGGAAGGAGCCGGTCGAGAACCAGGACCTGTGGCGGGAGCTGCTGGAGGCCGCCCGGCCCCACGAGGTAGAGTGGATCAAGGTGAAGGGACACGCGGACAACGCGGAGAACAACCGGTGTGATGAGCTGGCCCGCGCCGCCATCGCCGCCGGCACGCAGAGCTGA
- the tsaD gene encoding tRNA (adenosine(37)-N6)-threonylcarbamoyltransferase complex transferase subunit TsaD, which translates to MSEGLILGIESSCDETAAAVVAGGRRVLSNTIASQVELFRKYGGVVPEIASRKHLELILPVIREAVETAGATLAEIDAIAVTHGPGLVGTLLVGLSAAKALAFGLDKPLIGVNHLQGHIYANFLTEAPPSFPLVCLVVSGGHTDLIYMADHGEMELLGRTLDDAAGEAFDKVARAVGLGYPGGPQVEQLARSGDPEAVPLPRAHTEGPYDFSFSGLKTAVLQYVQRTGPLSDRQRADLAASFQHAVTGALAEKTLKAALDRGVRQVILAGGVAANGALRQAMHAALDPHGIALGYPPPVLCTDNAAMIAAAGYHLWKAGVRHDLDLNAVPGLGLRVKG; encoded by the coding sequence GTGTCGGAAGGGCTGATCCTGGGCATCGAGTCCTCCTGCGACGAGACGGCGGCGGCCGTGGTCGCAGGCGGGCGGCGGGTGCTCTCCAATACCATCGCAAGCCAGGTGGAACTGTTTCGGAAGTACGGCGGGGTCGTGCCCGAGATCGCCTCGCGCAAGCACCTGGAGCTGATCCTGCCCGTGATCCGCGAGGCGGTGGAGACCGCCGGCGCCACGCTGGCGGAGATCGACGCCATCGCCGTCACCCACGGCCCCGGCCTGGTGGGCACGCTGCTGGTGGGGCTCTCGGCCGCCAAGGCGCTGGCCTTCGGCCTGGACAAGCCGCTGATCGGCGTCAACCACCTCCAGGGGCACATCTACGCCAACTTCCTGACGGAGGCGCCGCCGTCTTTCCCGCTGGTCTGCCTGGTGGTCTCGGGCGGCCACACCGACCTGATCTACATGGCGGACCACGGGGAGATGGAGCTGCTCGGCCGTACCCTGGACGACGCGGCAGGCGAGGCCTTCGACAAGGTGGCCCGCGCCGTGGGCCTGGGCTACCCCGGCGGCCCGCAGGTGGAGCAGCTGGCGCGGTCGGGCGACCCCGAGGCCGTGCCCCTGCCCCGCGCCCACACCGAGGGGCCTTACGACTTCTCCTTCTCGGGCCTGAAGACGGCCGTGCTGCAGTACGTGCAGCGCACCGGGCCGCTCTCCGACCGGCAGCGGGCCGACCTGGCGGCGTCCTTCCAGCATGCCGTCACCGGCGCGCTGGCCGAGAAGACCCTGAAGGCGGCGCTGGACAGGGGGGTCCGCCAGGTGATCCTCGCCGGCGGCGTGGCGGCCAACGGCGCCCTGCGGCAGGCGATGCACGCGGCGCTCGATCCCCACGGGATCGCCCTCGGCTACCCGCCGCCCGTGCTCTGCACCGACAACGCCGCCATGATCGCCGCCGCGGGCTACCACCTCTGGAAGGCCGGCGTGCGGCACGACCTGGACCTGAACGCCGTGCCCGGGCTGGGGCTGCGGGTGAAGGGGTGA
- a CDS encoding acyltransferase, whose translation MSRRLTRLPDYGPLNPLQYWYRHINPLRVVWNFICIYLAKYAPSLTLKCWLYRLTGAKIGRNVSIGLAVVFDIFYPHLIRIDDNSVIGYNSVILCHDFRVKEAFTGPVHIGRDVLVGANSTILPGVSIGDGATVSAMSLVNRDIPQGAMAGGVPARVLRAAE comes from the coding sequence GTGAGCCGCAGGCTGACCCGGCTGCCCGACTACGGGCCGCTGAACCCGCTGCAGTATTGGTACCGGCACATCAACCCGCTGCGGGTGGTGTGGAACTTCATCTGCATCTACCTGGCCAAGTACGCGCCCTCGCTCACGCTGAAGTGCTGGCTCTACCGGCTGACCGGGGCGAAGATCGGCCGCAACGTCTCCATCGGCCTGGCCGTCGTGTTCGACATCTTCTACCCGCACCTCATCCGCATCGATGACAACAGCGTCATCGGCTACAACTCGGTCATCCTCTGCCACGACTTCCGGGTGAAGGAGGCCTTCACCGGTCCCGTGCACATCGGCCGGGACGTGCTGGTCGGGGCCAACTCCACCATCCTCCCCGGCGTCTCCATCGGCGACGGGGCGACCGTCTCGGCCATGAGCCTGGTGAACCGGGACATCCCGCAGGGGGCCATGGCGGGCGGCGTACCTGCGCGGGTGCTGCGGGCGGCGGAGTAA